The following proteins are co-located in the Mycolicibacterium goodii genome:
- the kdpA gene encoding potassium-transporting ATPase subunit KdpA has product MSPTTAGIVFLASLVAAVVLVHVPLGDYMYRVYTSEKHSRAERLIYRAIGADPHAEQTWGAYARSVLAFSAVSIVFLFGLQLVQGWLPLHLHDPATPMTPALAWNTAVSFVTNTNWQAYAGESTQGHLVQMAGLAVQNFVSAAVGMAVAIALVRGFARRHTGELGNFWVDLVRGNLRILLPIAIIGAILLVAGGAIQNFALHDQVVTTLNGMQQTIPGGPVASQEVIKELGTNGGGFFNVNSAHPFENPTPWTNWLEIFLILLIPFSLPRTFGRMVAGTRQGYAIAAIMGVIALASVSLTMLFQVQHHGTVPTAIGAAMEGVEQRFGVADSAVFAGATTLTSTGAVDSFHDSYTSLGGLMTMFNMQLGEIAPGGVGSGLYGMLILAIITVFVAGLMVGRTPEYLGKKITPREIKLAASYFLVTPLIVLTGTAVAMAMPRQRAGMLNTGPHGLSEVLYAFTSAANNNGSAFAGISVNTDWYNTALGLAMLFGRFLPIILVLALAGSLARQGVTPTSVGTLPTHRPQFVGMTVGVTLILVALTFLPMLALGPLAEGIH; this is encoded by the coding sequence GTGTCCCCCACCACCGCGGGGATCGTGTTCCTCGCCTCCCTGGTCGCCGCGGTCGTGTTGGTGCACGTCCCGCTGGGCGACTACATGTACCGCGTCTACACCTCCGAAAAACACTCCCGCGCCGAACGTTTGATCTACCGCGCGATCGGCGCCGACCCGCACGCCGAGCAGACCTGGGGCGCCTACGCCCGCAGTGTGCTGGCGTTCTCCGCGGTGAGCATCGTGTTCCTGTTCGGACTTCAGCTCGTCCAGGGCTGGCTGCCGCTGCACCTGCACGACCCGGCCACCCCGATGACCCCGGCGCTGGCCTGGAACACCGCGGTCAGCTTCGTCACCAACACCAACTGGCAGGCCTACGCCGGCGAATCCACGCAGGGCCACCTGGTGCAGATGGCCGGGCTGGCGGTGCAGAACTTCGTCTCGGCCGCCGTCGGCATGGCGGTGGCCATCGCCCTGGTCCGCGGTTTCGCGCGCCGTCACACCGGTGAGCTCGGCAACTTCTGGGTCGACCTGGTACGCGGCAACCTGCGGATCCTGCTGCCCATCGCGATCATCGGCGCCATCCTGCTGGTGGCCGGCGGCGCGATCCAGAACTTCGCGCTGCACGACCAGGTCGTGACGACGCTGAACGGTATGCAGCAGACCATCCCGGGCGGCCCGGTGGCCAGCCAGGAGGTCATCAAAGAGCTCGGCACCAACGGCGGCGGCTTCTTCAACGTCAACTCCGCGCACCCGTTCGAGAACCCGACGCCGTGGACCAACTGGCTGGAGATCTTCCTGATCCTGCTCATCCCGTTCTCGTTGCCGCGCACCTTCGGCCGCATGGTCGCCGGCACCCGACAGGGTTACGCGATCGCCGCGATCATGGGGGTGATCGCGCTGGCCAGCGTGAGCCTGACCATGCTGTTCCAGGTGCAGCACCACGGCACGGTCCCGACGGCGATCGGCGCGGCGATGGAGGGCGTGGAGCAGCGCTTCGGGGTGGCCGATTCGGCGGTGTTCGCCGGTGCGACGACGCTGACGTCGACGGGGGCGGTGGACTCGTTCCACGACTCCTACACCAGCCTCGGCGGCCTGATGACGATGTTCAACATGCAGCTCGGTGAGATCGCGCCGGGCGGTGTGGGGTCGGGTCTGTACGGCATGCTGATCCTGGCGATCATCACGGTGTTCGTCGCGGGCCTGATGGTCGGGCGCACCCCGGAGTACCTCGGCAAGAAGATCACACCACGTGAGATCAAGCTCGCCGCAAGCTATTTCCTGGTCACCCCGCTGATCGTGCTGACCGGCACCGCCGTCGCCATGGCGATGCCTAGGCAGCGGGCCGGCATGCTCAACACCGGCCCGCACGGGCTGTCCGAAGTGCTCTACGCATTCACGTCCGCGGCCAACAACAACGGTTCGGCCTTCGCCGGGATCAGCGTCAACACCGATTGGTACAACACCGCGTTGGGGCTGGCGATGCTGTTCGGCCGCTTCCTGCCCATCATCCTGGTGTTGGCCCTCGCCGGATCCCTTGCCCGCCAAGGTGTCACGCCCACCTCGGTGGGCACCCTGCCGACGCACCGGCCGCAGTTCGTCGGCATGACGGTGGGCGTCACCCTCATCCTCGTCGCCCTGACGTTCCTGCCCATGCTGGCACTCGGGCCACTCGCAGAAGGAATCCACTGA
- a CDS encoding LysA protein → MTHPAKFMSLLFAPRTAAPAERRPHSVSRRQLGVVELALPAITLRDNAIARWVRERSVAVEVRDGHELAIARSADVHPMRMTAHADGLSADELVFCSAGLGVGRVVVTTADHVDVLAATRRRQPVLMGALRRRVARAIFDCPTVDVVGIYRDVDHAQHHCVSYPSAVGAMLAEMSRIRRDHGVMLTRIALGGRHLTFGAGPGELSEVAAAVDETLDDACATLRFPRPSVVVSASPTV, encoded by the coding sequence GTGACCCACCCAGCGAAGTTCATGTCCCTACTGTTCGCTCCACGGACCGCCGCGCCGGCCGAGCGGCGGCCCCATTCGGTGAGCCGTCGTCAACTCGGCGTGGTGGAGCTGGCGCTGCCCGCGATCACCTTGCGCGACAACGCCATTGCCCGGTGGGTGCGTGAGCGCAGCGTGGCCGTCGAGGTGCGCGACGGCCACGAACTGGCGATCGCCAGATCGGCGGACGTGCACCCGATGCGGATGACCGCGCATGCCGACGGTCTGTCCGCCGACGAGTTGGTGTTCTGCTCGGCGGGCCTGGGCGTGGGGCGGGTGGTGGTCACCACCGCCGACCACGTCGACGTGCTGGCCGCGACCCGGCGTCGGCAACCGGTCCTGATGGGGGCGCTGCGCCGCCGGGTCGCCAGGGCGATTTTCGACTGCCCGACGGTCGACGTGGTCGGCATCTACCGCGATGTCGACCACGCCCAACATCATTGCGTGAGCTATCCGTCGGCGGTCGGGGCGATGCTGGCCGAGATGAGCCGCATCCGTCGCGACCACGGCGTGATGCTCACCCGCATCGCGCTGGGCGGGCGGCACCTCACGTTCGGCGCCGGGCCGGGGGAGTTGTCCGAGGTCGCCGCGGCCGTCGACGAAACCCTCGACGACGCGTGCGCGACGCTGCGGTTCCCGCGGCCGTCGGTGGTGGTGTCGGCGTCGCCGACCGTCTGA
- a CDS encoding alpha/beta hydrolase, which translates to MTTRSTGQTWSLDIALAEGGFNALHPGGKATLEQLGHDPTDFDKVFAQVKSGAMLPKAWSVVAAQAEERARHHEAHGFARTASELYLRAAVMYGRAQYSIFDSTDARKAALRERCDHCVDRLGALRGNTVRRVELEFDGHTIFGLLHLPAGDIVDAPAVILGPGMDMIKEDYIYAAERYYTARGVVALSIEGPGQGQTRSLGLTVGLDNYERAIETYAAYLAGLPQVDATRIGMFGISMSGYWAMRALADPETRLRAAATFEAVSGDFETIFEAAQPSFKSNYMYMAGYTDEAAFDRDLKERMPLGELVTHITRPVLLGIGEFDELTPVQDALATYERILAPKEMRVYENEFHPLGGVAAEVFAFGAEWVLRALDGAFDEPGRDERHFMRDDGTATENCADPQWWLGATPPALVDARATR; encoded by the coding sequence ATGACCACTCGCTCGACCGGACAGACCTGGTCACTCGACATCGCGCTGGCCGAGGGCGGCTTCAACGCCCTACACCCCGGCGGCAAGGCCACCCTGGAACAGCTCGGCCACGACCCGACCGACTTCGACAAGGTCTTCGCACAAGTCAAAAGCGGTGCGATGCTGCCGAAAGCGTGGTCGGTGGTCGCGGCCCAGGCCGAGGAACGCGCCCGCCACCACGAGGCGCACGGCTTTGCCCGGACCGCATCGGAGCTGTATCTGCGGGCCGCGGTGATGTACGGCCGCGCGCAGTACTCGATCTTCGACAGCACCGACGCCCGCAAGGCCGCACTGCGCGAACGTTGCGACCACTGCGTCGACCGCCTCGGTGCACTGCGCGGCAACACCGTGCGCCGGGTCGAGCTGGAGTTCGACGGCCACACCATCTTCGGGCTGCTGCACCTGCCCGCGGGCGACATCGTCGACGCCCCGGCAGTGATCCTCGGCCCCGGCATGGACATGATCAAAGAGGACTACATCTACGCCGCCGAGCGGTACTACACCGCCCGCGGCGTGGTCGCATTGTCGATCGAAGGCCCCGGCCAGGGTCAGACCCGCTCTCTGGGCCTGACCGTCGGCCTGGACAACTACGAGCGGGCGATCGAGACCTATGCCGCCTACCTGGCAGGTCTTCCGCAGGTCGACGCCACCAGGATCGGGATGTTCGGCATCAGCATGAGCGGCTACTGGGCGATGCGGGCGCTGGCCGATCCCGAGACGCGACTGCGCGCCGCAGCAACATTCGAGGCGGTGTCCGGCGACTTCGAAACCATCTTCGAGGCGGCCCAACCGAGCTTCAAGAGCAACTACATGTACATGGCCGGCTACACCGACGAGGCCGCGTTCGACCGCGACCTCAAGGAACGGATGCCATTGGGCGAATTGGTCACTCACATCACCCGCCCGGTCCTGCTCGGCATCGGCGAGTTCGATGAGCTGACCCCGGTGCAGGATGCGCTGGCGACTTACGAGCGCATCCTTGCGCCGAAAGAGATGCGGGTATACGAAAACGAGTTCCACCCGCTAGGCGGTGTCGCCGCCGAGGTGTTCGCGTTCGGGGCGGAGTGGGTGCTGCGCGCGCTCGACGGCGCATTCGACGAACCCGGCCGCGACGAACGGCATTTCATGCGCGACGACGGCACCGCCACCGAGAACTGCGCCGACCCGCAGTGGTGGCTCGGGGCGACGCCGCCGGCCCTTGTCGACGCGCGCGCGACCCGGTGA
- a CDS encoding MarR family winged helix-turn-helix transcriptional regulator, which yields MPAKSPGRRAAIDELARAAYQLSAADGRLRGRATRDPDALSLTHARALKSLADFGPMTIGALAERVATTSAAVTQLVSGLAKAGLVTRERAVSGDRRVATVALTDAGRARHIERQTHLERSLTELVADIDDSQVRTVSRVLRRLADLYDTL from the coding sequence ATGCCCGCAAAGTCTCCTGGTCGCAGGGCTGCGATCGACGAACTCGCGCGCGCCGCATACCAACTCAGCGCCGCCGATGGGCGGCTGCGGGGACGTGCCACCCGCGACCCCGATGCCTTGTCGTTGACCCATGCGCGCGCGCTGAAAAGCCTCGCCGACTTCGGGCCCATGACCATCGGCGCGCTCGCCGAGCGGGTCGCGACCACGAGTGCGGCCGTGACCCAATTGGTCAGCGGCCTCGCCAAGGCCGGGTTGGTCACTCGCGAGCGCGCCGTAAGTGGGGACCGCCGCGTGGCCACCGTTGCGTTGACCGACGCCGGCCGGGCCCGGCACATCGAACGACAGACGCACCTCGAGCGGTCGCTGACCGAACTGGTGGCCGATATCGATGATTCTCAGGTGCGCACCGTGTCGCGGGTGCTGCGCCGCCTCGCCGACCTCTACGACACACTCTGA
- a CDS encoding DUF2510 domain-containing protein has protein sequence MTRTGTPAGWYDDGRGSLRWWNGSAWTEHTQPAPAAETAAAKPPSHVQNLVATPDPAADPDAIWTAVGKPITGIGGGRYKLTEQYLFFERGTLSTKAQQISTHEIFDVDATQTMTQKARGVGTIVLHAIRTGSGVRERVELVDVERFREGVAALNRVSHAARENLRIKQQTQTVNYTGVPGAPASSPAPAATPHVDLNAEIEKLASFKERGLLDEEEFAAAKRKLLGL, from the coding sequence ATGACGAGGACTGGGACTCCTGCAGGTTGGTACGACGACGGTCGCGGGTCACTGCGCTGGTGGAATGGCAGTGCGTGGACTGAGCACACGCAGCCGGCACCCGCCGCCGAGACGGCCGCCGCGAAACCGCCGTCGCACGTGCAGAACCTCGTTGCCACGCCGGACCCAGCTGCGGACCCCGACGCGATCTGGACCGCTGTGGGCAAGCCGATCACCGGTATCGGAGGTGGCCGGTACAAGCTGACCGAGCAGTACCTGTTCTTCGAGCGCGGCACGCTGTCGACGAAGGCCCAGCAGATCAGCACCCACGAGATCTTCGACGTCGACGCGACGCAGACCATGACGCAGAAGGCACGCGGTGTCGGCACCATCGTGTTGCACGCCATCCGGACCGGCAGCGGTGTGCGCGAGCGTGTCGAGCTGGTCGATGTCGAGCGGTTCCGCGAGGGCGTCGCAGCACTCAACAGGGTCTCCCACGCCGCCCGCGAGAACCTCCGGATCAAGCAGCAGACACAGACCGTCAACTACACCGGCGTTCCGGGAGCGCCCGCCTCGTCGCCGGCGCCGGCCGCAACACCCCACGTCGACCTCAACGCCGAAATCGAGAAGCTGGCCAGCTTCAAAGAACGTGGGCTGCTCGATGAGGAGGAGTTCGCCGCCGCCAAGCGTAAGTTGCTCGGCCTCTGA
- a CDS encoding AAA family ATPase → MTNAEYLTELVRAHYTGDDRRFSNLLNQVIAAESRAGHSRLAERLRELRIEATRTDTPARATPIARAPRNLEQILAVGYSSTKLSDLVLKSQTRSSLDRYVIEQRRAQVLADHGLRPRRRLLLHGPPGCGKTMTAQALAGELKLPLIRVRLEVIFSRYLGETAGTLTEVFAEAARVRGVYLFDEFDALGRTRLDDNDVGEIKRVVTTFLQLLDADVSDSLLIAATNTGTALDAALFRRFDDVVELPEPTDEQRRELLNRLMRPWRLKTTSAILNEASGLSFADIRAAVEDAFKDAILSDSERPTRERIAARLAERGARAPKLEL, encoded by the coding sequence ATGACGAACGCGGAGTACCTGACTGAGCTGGTCAGGGCGCACTACACAGGTGATGATCGGCGTTTCTCGAACCTTCTCAACCAGGTGATTGCAGCCGAGTCGCGCGCAGGCCATTCCCGCCTGGCCGAGCGTCTCCGCGAGTTACGCATCGAGGCGACGCGCACTGATACCCCCGCGCGCGCAACACCGATAGCCAGAGCACCTCGAAATCTTGAACAGATCCTGGCGGTCGGCTACAGCAGCACCAAACTCTCCGACTTGGTTCTCAAATCCCAGACTCGAAGCAGCCTGGACCGCTATGTAATCGAACAACGGCGTGCGCAGGTGTTGGCAGACCACGGGCTTCGACCTCGACGACGCCTCCTCCTCCATGGCCCACCCGGATGCGGAAAGACCATGACGGCGCAGGCGCTCGCCGGCGAACTGAAGCTGCCCCTAATCCGCGTACGACTCGAAGTCATCTTTAGCAGATACCTCGGCGAGACAGCTGGCACGTTGACGGAAGTGTTCGCAGAAGCCGCCCGAGTTCGAGGGGTGTATCTCTTTGACGAGTTCGACGCACTCGGACGCACGCGCCTTGACGACAACGACGTCGGCGAGATTAAACGCGTCGTCACAACTTTCCTGCAGCTATTGGATGCCGATGTCAGCGACAGCCTGCTCATCGCGGCGACCAACACAGGGACCGCTCTTGATGCAGCGCTATTCCGGCGTTTCGATGACGTCGTGGAACTGCCTGAGCCGACGGACGAACAACGTCGCGAACTCCTCAATCGATTAATGCGCCCATGGCGTTTAAAGACGACCAGCGCCATTCTCAACGAAGCCAGCGGCCTATCCTTCGCCGATATTCGAGCAGCTGTCGAAGACGCCTTTAAGGACGCGATCCTCAGCGACTCGGAGCGACCGACTCGGGAACGCATTGCCGCGAGGCTCGCTGAACGAGGGGCGCGCGCGCCAAAACTTGAACTGTAA
- a CDS encoding helix-turn-helix domain-containing protein — protein MQQRGRPTRGTRSREDLARALVRTLAQVRQDAGLTRRRLAQLSGVSVHTIAKIEQSAVTDPGFMVVAALASELGVSLDLLHRRAIDASKSAGVSRSAEDTAPTQSAP, from the coding sequence ATGCAGCAACGCGGCCGCCCGACGCGCGGAACGCGTTCCCGCGAGGATTTGGCTCGCGCGCTGGTTCGCACACTTGCCCAAGTCCGCCAGGACGCAGGTCTCACTCGGCGTCGTTTGGCGCAGTTGAGTGGAGTGTCAGTGCACACGATCGCCAAGATTGAGCAGTCAGCCGTAACGGACCCCGGCTTCATGGTCGTCGCGGCACTTGCCAGCGAGTTGGGTGTTTCCTTGGACCTCCTTCATCGGCGGGCCATAGATGCGTCAAAGTCGGCTGGCGTGTCACGTTCGGCCGAAGACACCGCACCGACACAATCGGCACCGTGA
- a CDS encoding S8 family peptidase, protein MIVHGLALLSLRQAQPEPFKSRRSARTPDAPKRDRRQHAVRVLDQIDRVSQQALAAQSDHPATESGVIVTALGQNLDDPNLSRQLITGSPGSELLVSDDGRVVFRVQDDLAGLRAKATAYANEDTKKGNPKYNNLIARINEVSLATIADLSLGEIPNDVPDEDRLWVEIWTRGGVGLSPAEHDAIDASVSAFAALTTAGAGALPVFRGPERDVHVVLASGESLKALPMLLPDAAEVHVAPTVFPIVMAEAQDADGEIADIHPPPASAAVVAVHDTGVDSAHPYVTPVLLGAESVVPGTTGAADSDGHGTQMAGVAVYSTLADGVADGLIYADAWLVAMRLLDSAAEPGGDPERGVLWAERTTESVEVAESFAGDRPVIHNLSIGADNVTTGRTDRTAWSVAADLLAWNNGNGRMLVVAGGNAESITDRDDYPFINLGPPFLQQPAQAWNVLTVGGYTALATLTAEDESSGYPTPLAARGQLSPHSRTAPVANRPIKPDIVMEAGNTAPGGGLENPEAQGLSVLTLRSTTGGPASLLRRTYKTSPAAAAASNALARIATTHPDLTPATWRALLVHTARWPEPAVVQFPDRRDLLRAFGYGVPRPERAMSSDSNRPVMIYEGSLTPSRHDGPNADRRADFIELPFPEDELDAVGESNVELTVTLSYFAEPTDNLTRRAYAGGRLRWDLQGPTETADSFRARINRIVLDQGMAPGSGSYAWEIPAEDRSRGTLQHDYARVPAASIAGARLLAVYPVLGWWEDSREGWVKDLPYSVVVSVDFGEADIDLHSILAEALVPSVVPVQLDQ, encoded by the coding sequence GTGATCGTTCACGGATTAGCGCTGCTTTCGTTGCGGCAAGCCCAGCCTGAGCCGTTCAAGAGTCGCCGCTCAGCGCGCACTCCCGATGCGCCAAAACGAGACCGCCGTCAACATGCCGTCCGCGTTCTGGACCAGATCGACCGCGTTTCTCAACAGGCTTTGGCCGCGCAGTCTGATCATCCGGCGACGGAGTCGGGTGTGATCGTCACGGCGCTCGGCCAGAACCTGGACGATCCGAACTTATCGCGCCAGCTGATTACGGGTAGTCCCGGCAGCGAACTGTTGGTCAGCGATGACGGGCGGGTTGTCTTTCGAGTTCAAGACGATCTCGCAGGTCTGCGCGCGAAGGCCACTGCATACGCTAACGAAGACACCAAGAAGGGAAACCCCAAGTACAACAATTTGATTGCTCGGATCAATGAGGTCTCGCTAGCCACAATCGCCGACCTGAGCCTGGGGGAGATTCCGAACGACGTCCCCGACGAGGATCGTCTCTGGGTAGAGATCTGGACGCGTGGGGGCGTCGGCCTCAGCCCAGCGGAGCATGATGCGATCGACGCATCGGTCAGCGCGTTTGCGGCCCTCACTACGGCGGGTGCCGGTGCGCTCCCGGTGTTCCGTGGTCCTGAACGAGATGTCCATGTCGTGCTCGCGAGCGGTGAGTCGCTGAAGGCTCTCCCGATGCTGCTTCCCGATGCTGCGGAGGTGCACGTAGCTCCGACAGTTTTTCCAATCGTGATGGCGGAAGCGCAGGATGCAGACGGCGAGATTGCCGATATTCACCCGCCGCCGGCGAGTGCCGCTGTAGTGGCGGTTCACGACACCGGCGTTGATTCAGCGCACCCCTACGTAACTCCCGTGCTCCTCGGCGCCGAAAGCGTGGTTCCCGGCACCACAGGCGCAGCCGACTCTGACGGCCATGGAACTCAAATGGCCGGTGTGGCAGTTTATTCAACGCTTGCGGACGGTGTGGCCGATGGTCTCATCTATGCGGACGCATGGCTGGTTGCTATGCGTCTGCTCGACTCCGCCGCAGAACCTGGAGGAGACCCCGAGCGGGGCGTGCTGTGGGCGGAACGCACCACCGAGTCTGTCGAGGTCGCCGAATCGTTCGCCGGTGACCGCCCAGTGATCCATAATCTAAGCATCGGTGCAGACAACGTCACCACCGGCCGGACCGATCGCACTGCGTGGTCGGTCGCAGCCGACCTGCTTGCGTGGAACAACGGCAACGGAAGGATGCTGGTCGTTGCAGGCGGTAACGCCGAATCCATCACCGACCGAGACGATTACCCATTCATCAATCTCGGCCCCCCTTTTCTGCAGCAGCCCGCGCAGGCTTGGAATGTTCTCACTGTCGGCGGTTATACCGCCCTCGCTACTCTCACGGCTGAAGATGAGTCCAGCGGCTATCCCACGCCCTTGGCCGCCCGGGGACAATTGAGTCCTCACAGCCGAACGGCGCCGGTTGCCAACAGGCCGATCAAGCCCGACATCGTGATGGAGGCGGGGAACACCGCCCCCGGGGGTGGACTGGAGAATCCCGAAGCGCAGGGGCTCAGCGTTCTAACGCTCCGATCGACGACGGGCGGTCCGGCGTCTCTGCTACGCAGAACGTACAAGACGAGCCCTGCGGCGGCGGCCGCATCGAATGCGTTGGCTCGCATCGCCACGACGCACCCGGATCTGACACCTGCGACATGGCGAGCACTCTTGGTGCACACAGCCCGCTGGCCCGAACCGGCGGTAGTGCAATTCCCTGATAGGCGAGATCTTCTGCGTGCCTTCGGCTATGGCGTCCCGCGTCCTGAGCGAGCAATGTCTAGTGACTCAAACCGGCCGGTTATGATTTACGAGGGCAGCCTCACTCCTAGCCGGCACGACGGCCCGAACGCAGATCGCCGAGCTGATTTCATCGAGTTGCCCTTTCCCGAGGATGAGTTGGATGCCGTTGGCGAGTCGAACGTGGAGCTTACGGTCACTCTGTCCTACTTCGCTGAGCCGACCGATAATCTGACCCGTCGAGCGTATGCCGGTGGACGCCTTCGTTGGGACCTGCAAGGCCCGACCGAGACGGCTGATAGCTTTCGTGCCCGAATCAATCGCATCGTTCTTGACCAGGGCATGGCTCCCGGGAGTGGTTCGTACGCATGGGAAATTCCCGCCGAGGATCGATCTCGTGGCACGTTGCAGCACGATTACGCACGAGTGCCTGCTGCGAGTATCGCCGGTGCGCGATTGCTCGCCGTGTATCCGGTCCTCGGCTGGTGGGAGGACTCGCGAGAGGGGTGGGTTAAGGATTTGCCGTATTCGGTTGTTGTAAGTGTCGACTTCGGAGAGGCCGACATCGACCTGCACAGCATCCTTGCAGAGGCCCTCGTTCCTTCCGTAGTTCCGGTACAACTGGACCAATAA
- a CDS encoding SDR family NAD(P)-dependent oxidoreductase, translating into MSVWLITGASRGLGREITLAALSAGHAVIAGCRDVSANAAALPEHPALTVVELDVTIPAQVHAAVEHGVAEHGAIDVLVNNAGYSVLGAVEELSDAETLEMFDVNVFGVHRMIRAVLPHMRRQNSGRIVNIGSVGGFAAVASSGLYGATKFAVEAITEALSLELEGTGVSATVIEPGAFRTDFLSPRSVRFAEAVIDDYAATAGAARQAFSRYDGAQRGDPAKAAAAILTVVDAQPAPLRVQLGPDCIARVERKLLDVSEELGRWRALAESTDFDDVLIND; encoded by the coding sequence ATGTCCGTATGGCTCATCACCGGCGCATCACGTGGCCTGGGTCGCGAAATCACTTTGGCTGCACTGTCGGCGGGACACGCCGTGATCGCGGGGTGCCGCGATGTCAGCGCCAATGCGGCAGCACTGCCCGAGCATCCGGCATTGACCGTCGTCGAACTCGACGTCACGATCCCCGCCCAGGTTCACGCCGCGGTCGAGCACGGCGTCGCCGAGCATGGCGCGATCGACGTGCTGGTCAACAACGCCGGCTACAGCGTCCTCGGTGCGGTCGAAGAGCTCAGCGATGCCGAGACGCTGGAGATGTTCGACGTCAATGTCTTTGGCGTGCACAGGATGATCCGGGCCGTGTTGCCGCACATGCGCCGCCAGAACAGCGGCCGCATCGTGAACATCGGATCGGTCGGCGGCTTCGCCGCGGTCGCCTCATCAGGCCTGTACGGCGCCACGAAGTTCGCGGTCGAGGCCATTACCGAGGCGCTGAGCCTCGAACTCGAGGGCACAGGCGTCTCGGCAACCGTCATCGAGCCCGGCGCGTTCCGCACCGACTTCCTGTCCCCACGCAGCGTCCGTTTCGCAGAAGCCGTGATCGACGACTACGCAGCGACTGCAGGCGCTGCACGCCAGGCCTTTTCACGTTACGACGGTGCGCAACGGGGCGACCCCGCCAAGGCCGCGGCCGCGATCCTCACGGTCGTCGATGCGCAACCCGCCCCGCTGCGCGTGCAACTCGGCCCGGATTGCATCGCCCGGGTCGAACGCAAACTGCTCGACGTCAGCGAAGAACTCGGGCGGTGGCGGGCCTTGGCGGAATCCACCGACTTCGACGACGTACTGATCAACGACTGA
- a CDS encoding SRPBCC family protein — MTTVYFSKVLNAPLPQVWEVVSDFGSLPTWFPFVTASELTPAGASHQVGAVRTNQIDNGTEVVEKLTELSDRHHRISYDVIGGDAPVRDYSATLTVYEVSDTATCFVTWTASFDAVGDAESIAAWVRNGIFRDCLAALEEALLPTAEMS, encoded by the coding sequence ATGACCACCGTCTACTTCAGCAAGGTCCTCAACGCCCCGTTGCCACAGGTCTGGGAAGTCGTCAGCGACTTCGGCTCGTTGCCCACCTGGTTCCCGTTCGTCACGGCCAGTGAGCTCACGCCCGCCGGCGCGTCGCATCAGGTCGGAGCGGTCCGCACCAACCAGATCGACAATGGCACCGAAGTGGTCGAAAAGCTGACCGAGTTGTCCGACCGGCATCACCGCATCAGCTACGACGTCATCGGCGGTGACGCCCCGGTGCGCGACTACAGCGCCACCCTCACCGTTTATGAAGTCTCCGACACCGCGACGTGTTTCGTCACCTGGACAGCCTCCTTCGATGCCGTCGGCGACGCCGAGTCCATCGCTGCGTGGGTGCGCAACGGCATCTTTCGGGACTGCCTCGCCGCGCTGGAAGAGGCCCTGCTGCCGACCGCGGAAATGAGCTGA
- a CDS encoding alpha/beta fold hydrolase, protein MPTITGPDGVEIFYKDWGQGQPLVFSHGWPLSSDDWDNQLLFFLHHGYRVIAHDRRGHGRSTQVADGHDLDHYADDLAAVTAHLDLRDAVHIGHSTGGGEVVRYLARHGEDRVAKAVLISAVPPLMVQTDANPEGLPKSVFDDLQAQLAANRSVFYRALPSGPFYNFDQPGVEPSEAIIENWWRQGMMGGAKAHYDGIVAFSQTDFTEDLAKITVPTLVMHSVDDQIVPYVASGPKSAKLLRNGILKTYHGFPHGMPTTHADVINADILAFLND, encoded by the coding sequence ATGCCGACCATCACCGGGCCCGACGGCGTCGAGATCTTCTACAAGGACTGGGGTCAGGGACAGCCCCTCGTGTTCAGCCACGGTTGGCCGCTCTCCAGCGACGACTGGGACAACCAGCTGCTGTTCTTCCTGCATCACGGCTACCGCGTGATTGCCCACGACCGCCGCGGGCATGGTCGTTCCACCCAGGTCGCCGACGGTCACGACCTCGACCACTACGCCGACGATCTCGCCGCCGTCACCGCTCATCTCGATCTGCGTGACGCCGTCCACATCGGCCACTCGACCGGAGGCGGCGAGGTGGTGCGCTACCTGGCCCGCCACGGCGAGGACCGGGTCGCCAAAGCAGTGCTCATCAGTGCCGTACCCCCGCTGATGGTGCAGACCGACGCGAATCCCGAGGGGCTGCCGAAATCGGTATTCGATGATCTGCAAGCGCAATTGGCCGCCAATCGGTCGGTGTTCTATCGAGCACTTCCCTCGGGCCCGTTCTACAATTTCGACCAACCGGGCGTGGAGCCGTCGGAGGCGATCATCGAAAACTGGTGGCGCCAGGGCATGATGGGCGGTGCCAAGGCACATTACGACGGTATCGTCGCGTTTTCGCAGACCGACTTCACCGAGGATCTCGCGAAGATCACCGTGCCCACCCTGGTGATGCACAGCGTCGACGATCAGATCGTGCCCTACGTGGCCTCGGGACCCAAGTCCGCGAAGTTGCTCAGGAACGGCATCCTGAAGACCTACCACGGCTTTCCGCACGGGATGCCGACCACGCACGCCGACGTCATCAACGCCGACATCCTCGCGTTCCTGAACGACTGA